One window of Sinorhizobium fredii NGR234 genomic DNA carries:
- a CDS encoding multidrug effflux MFS transporter, with protein sequence MISFRERIALYALLTSLTSLSIDALLPGLREIGAEVGVAPPLSTQHVISLFIFGMAFGELLLGPLSDAIGRKTALLLGLCVYVAGTLVAMLAGSLEMVILGRFLQGVGVSGPKIATRAMIRDQFEGDAMARVMSLMFTLFILVPMLAPALAQGLIGIGGWRSVFGAYLAIAGLLSLWLVVRQPETLPATRRIPFRPGLLILNGRRILSDRRVASLIVATGIVFGAQLLYLSTAADLFLDAYGIKETFPFYFAVLATGIGLASFVNARLVQRFGMDAMARAAFMGMASTGFLMTVTSMLWGGRLPLAALMMFVFVAFFAIGVLFGNLNAMAMRSLGQVAGLGASLIASGSSLVATLFAIGMGSFYDGTAVNLSVGIFAAGVSALVLAEVATRSDMLPIEAIR encoded by the coding sequence TTGATCAGTTTTCGCGAACGCATTGCCCTCTACGCTCTTCTCACCTCGCTGACCTCGCTCAGCATCGATGCGCTGTTGCCGGGGTTGCGGGAGATCGGTGCGGAGGTCGGGGTTGCGCCGCCGCTTTCCACGCAGCACGTCATATCCCTCTTCATCTTCGGCATGGCATTCGGTGAGTTGCTGCTGGGCCCACTGTCCGACGCGATCGGACGGAAGACGGCGCTTCTCCTGGGCCTCTGTGTCTATGTGGCCGGGACCCTCGTCGCCATGCTGGCGGGGTCGCTGGAAATGGTGATCCTCGGTCGGTTCCTTCAGGGCGTCGGCGTGTCCGGCCCGAAAATCGCAACGCGCGCCATGATCCGCGACCAGTTCGAGGGCGATGCGATGGCCCGCGTCATGTCGTTGATGTTCACCCTCTTCATTCTCGTGCCGATGCTGGCACCGGCCCTGGCACAGGGCCTGATCGGCATCGGCGGCTGGCGCAGCGTTTTTGGGGCCTATCTGGCAATTGCGGGCTTGCTCAGCCTGTGGCTGGTGGTTCGGCAGCCGGAAACCTTACCCGCAACGAGGCGCATCCCGTTTCGGCCAGGCCTGCTGATCCTGAACGGCCGGCGCATCCTGTCAGACCGCCGGGTGGCTTCGCTGATCGTTGCGACAGGGATCGTGTTCGGGGCGCAGCTACTCTATCTCAGCACCGCTGCCGATCTGTTCTTGGACGCCTATGGAATCAAGGAAACCTTTCCCTTCTACTTTGCAGTGCTGGCCACAGGGATAGGGCTCGCGTCATTCGTCAATGCCCGGCTCGTCCAGCGGTTCGGCATGGACGCAATGGCACGTGCCGCCTTCATGGGAATGGCATCGACAGGTTTTCTGATGACGGTGACATCCATGCTGTGGGGCGGTCGCCTGCCGCTTGCAGCTCTGATGATGTTCGTGTTCGTGGCATTCTTCGCCATCGGCGTGCTCTTCGGCAATCTGAATGCCATGGCAATGCGCTCACTCGGACAGGTGGCGGGCCTGGGCGCATCCTTGATCGCATCGGGATCGAGCCTCGTCGCAACCCTGTTCGCGATCGGCATGGGCAGCTTCTATGACGGCACGGCCGTGAACCTGTCCGTGGGTATCTTTGCCGCCGGCGTCAGCGCGCTCGTTCTGGCGGAAGTGGCGACCCGAAGCGATATGTTACCAATCGAGGCGATTCGATAA
- a CDS encoding zinc-dependent alcohol dehydrogenase family protein has translation MKAMYYDAFEKTPEIRVLPDPSPSESGVVIKVEATGLCRSDWHGWMGHDPDIRLPHVPGHELAGTIAAAGRGVVRYQVGDRVTVPFVSGCGRCGECRSGNSQVCEAQFQPGFTHWGSFAEYVALDFADQNLVHLPESIDFATAASLGCRFATSFRAIADQARVQGGEWVAVHGCGGVGLSAIMIAAALGANPIAIDIAEDKLAYARTLGAVAAINARETDDVAGAVREITRGGAHVSIDALGSPVTCFNSIKNLRRRGRHVQVGLMLAEHATPQIPMAQVIGHELEIYGSHGMQAWRYDAMLAMISTGKLDPKRLIGREISLEEAVPALVTMDRATDLGISVITRF, from the coding sequence ATGAAAGCGATGTATTACGATGCCTTCGAGAAAACGCCGGAAATCCGGGTGCTGCCCGATCCGAGTCCAAGCGAAAGCGGCGTCGTCATCAAGGTCGAGGCGACCGGGCTCTGCCGCAGCGACTGGCACGGCTGGATGGGGCACGACCCGGACATCCGCCTGCCGCATGTGCCGGGCCACGAACTGGCGGGAACGATCGCCGCCGCCGGGCGCGGCGTCGTGCGCTACCAGGTCGGCGACCGGGTGACGGTTCCCTTCGTTTCCGGCTGCGGCCGCTGCGGCGAATGCCGCTCCGGCAACAGCCAAGTCTGCGAGGCGCAGTTCCAGCCTGGCTTCACCCATTGGGGCTCCTTTGCCGAATATGTCGCACTCGACTTCGCCGACCAGAACCTCGTGCACCTGCCGGAAAGCATCGACTTCGCCACGGCCGCCAGTCTCGGCTGCCGCTTCGCCACCTCCTTCCGGGCGATCGCCGACCAGGCCCGCGTCCAGGGTGGCGAATGGGTGGCGGTGCACGGCTGCGGCGGCGTGGGGTTGTCGGCGATCATGATCGCCGCGGCGCTCGGCGCCAATCCGATCGCCATCGACATTGCCGAGGACAAGCTCGCCTATGCGCGGACGCTCGGCGCGGTCGCCGCAATCAACGCACGCGAGACGGATGACGTCGCCGGCGCTGTCCGGGAGATCACCCGAGGCGGCGCGCATGTCTCGATCGATGCGCTCGGCTCGCCCGTCACCTGCTTTAACTCGATCAAGAACCTGCGTCGCCGCGGCCGCCACGTCCAGGTCGGCCTGATGCTGGCGGAACACGCGACGCCTCAGATCCCGATGGCCCAGGTGATCGGCCACGAACTCGAAATCTACGGCAGCCACGGCATGCAGGCCTGGCGCTACGACGCGATGCTGGCGATGATCAGCACCGGCAAACTCGACCCGAAGCGGCTGATCGGCCGGGAAATTTCGCTCGAAGAGGCCGTACCGGCGCTGGTGACGATGGACCGCGCGACCGACCTCGGCATCAGCGTGATTACGCGGTTTTGA
- the tam gene encoding trans-aconitate 2-methyltransferase, translating to MSWSAAQYVKFEDERTRPARDLLAQVPDLPAGPAFDLGCGPGNSTQLILERFPNNPLVGIDSDENMLEAARKRLLGLRFERADLIGWTPPQGAALFFANAVFQWLPKHIDLLERLVDALVPGGTLAVQMPDNLDEPSHLLMQETAEERAFAAAFSGRTIRRVPLPSPRTYVERLAPKVARVDVWHTTYYHPLASANAIVEWVKGTGLRPYLDALPANRRKDYLAAYAEKIRRAYPAMGDGRVLLRFPRLFIVAVKAA from the coding sequence ATGTCCTGGTCGGCAGCGCAATATGTGAAGTTCGAGGATGAGCGGACTCGGCCGGCGCGCGATCTTCTTGCGCAAGTCCCCGATCTCCCCGCCGGTCCCGCCTTCGACCTCGGCTGCGGACCGGGCAATTCGACGCAACTCATCCTCGAACGCTTTCCCAACAACCCGCTCGTGGGCATCGACAGCGACGAGAACATGCTGGAGGCTGCGCGCAAACGCCTGCTCGGCCTGCGCTTCGAAAGGGCCGATCTTATAGGCTGGACGCCGCCACAAGGGGCCGCACTCTTCTTTGCCAACGCCGTCTTTCAATGGTTGCCGAAGCACATCGACCTCCTCGAGCGGCTCGTCGACGCGCTGGTGCCCGGCGGCACGCTTGCCGTGCAGATGCCCGACAATCTCGACGAGCCGTCGCATCTCCTGATGCAGGAAACGGCCGAGGAACGGGCTTTTGCCGCCGCCTTTAGCGGCCGAACGATCCGGCGCGTGCCTCTGCCCTCCCCGAGAACCTATGTCGAACGGCTCGCTCCCAAGGTGGCGCGCGTCGATGTCTGGCACACCACCTACTACCACCCGCTTGCCAGTGCGAATGCGATCGTCGAATGGGTGAAAGGCACCGGCTTGCGCCCCTATCTCGACGCGCTGCCCGCCAACCGGCGCAAGGACTATCTCGCTGCCTATGCCGAGAAGATCCGCAGAGCCTATCCGGCCATGGGCGACGGGCGGGTGCTGCTGCGCTTTCCGCGCCTGTTCATCGTCGCCGTCAAAGCAGCCTGA
- a CDS encoding VOC family protein, translating to MEFHQGRLIDHVHLRVEDLGVSKRFYQAVLGALGHRPTYETDRFFAFDEFFVDKADDYRTRVHLAFQAADRDAVHRFHEAGLANGGTDNGAPGERPYHPGYYAAFLLDPDGNNVEAVHHGPTTRSSADVVVRPVET from the coding sequence ATGGAATTCCACCAAGGACGTCTCATCGACCACGTGCACCTGCGCGTCGAGGATCTCGGTGTCAGCAAGCGCTTCTATCAGGCGGTGCTTGGCGCGCTTGGCCATCGGCCGACCTACGAGACCGACCGATTTTTTGCGTTCGACGAGTTTTTCGTCGACAAGGCCGATGATTACCGCACCCGCGTCCATCTCGCCTTCCAGGCCGCCGATCGGGATGCAGTCCACCGCTTCCACGAGGCGGGCTTGGCCAATGGCGGCACAGACAACGGCGCACCCGGCGAGCGTCCCTATCATCCGGGCTACTACGCCGCCTTTCTCCTCGATCCCGACGGCAACAATGTCGAAGCGGTCCATCATGGACCGACGACGCGCTCGTCCGCCGATGTCGTCGTCCGTCCTGTGGAGACTTGA
- a CDS encoding helicase HerA-like C-terminal domain-containing protein: MLQEGKLYIGTSRKPDDSINKPEYLELKFANRHGLVTGATGTGKTVTLQILAEGFSNAGVPVFCADVKGDLSGIGAIGEAKDFLVKRAEQIGLSPYDFQEFPVIFWDLYGEKGHRVRTTLSEMGPLLLSRLMNASDAQEGVLNIAFKIADEGGLPLLDLKDLQALLNYMGENASELSNQFGFISKSSVGSIQRELLILEQQGAEHFFGEPALKITDIMRTTNDGRGAISVLSADKLMMNPRLYATFLLWLLSELFEELPEVGDPDKPKLVFFFDEAHLLFNDAPKVLVERVEQVVRLIRSKGVGVYFVTQNPLDVPETVLAQLGNRVQHALRAYSPREQKAVKTAADTFRPNPDFDCAAVITTLGTGEALVSTLEAKGSPSMVERTLIRPPASRLGPLTEAERQNVINVSPVRGLYDEDFDRESAYELLAKRAEKAAEAAEQAEAQAAEEQTGRGRWTLPGFGDDAEEATQGRQARPRSSGYQRETVLEAAMKSVARTVATQVGRALVRGILGSLKR; this comes from the coding sequence ATGCTGCAGGAAGGCAAGCTCTATATCGGGACCAGCCGCAAGCCGGACGATTCGATCAACAAGCCGGAATATCTGGAACTGAAGTTCGCCAACCGCCATGGGCTCGTCACCGGCGCCACCGGCACCGGCAAGACAGTGACGCTGCAGATCCTCGCCGAAGGCTTCTCGAATGCCGGCGTTCCGGTCTTCTGCGCCGACGTGAAGGGCGACCTTTCCGGCATCGGGGCGATCGGCGAGGCCAAGGACTTCCTCGTCAAGCGCGCCGAGCAGATCGGCCTTTCGCCCTATGATTTCCAGGAATTCCCGGTGATTTTCTGGGATCTCTACGGCGAAAAGGGCCACCGGGTCCGCACGACGCTCTCGGAGATGGGGCCGCTGCTCCTGTCGCGGCTGATGAACGCCAGCGACGCCCAGGAGGGCGTCCTGAACATCGCCTTCAAGATCGCCGACGAAGGCGGCCTGCCGCTCCTCGACCTCAAGGACCTGCAGGCGCTGCTGAACTACATGGGCGAGAATGCGAGCGAACTCTCCAACCAGTTCGGCTTCATCTCCAAGTCGTCCGTCGGCTCGATCCAGCGCGAGCTGCTGATCCTCGAACAGCAGGGTGCCGAACACTTCTTCGGCGAGCCGGCGCTGAAGATCACCGACATCATGCGCACCACGAATGACGGGCGCGGCGCCATCTCGGTGCTCTCGGCCGACAAGCTGATGATGAATCCGCGGCTCTATGCGACCTTCCTGCTGTGGCTCCTGTCGGAGCTTTTCGAGGAACTGCCGGAGGTCGGCGATCCGGACAAGCCGAAACTGGTGTTCTTCTTCGACGAGGCGCATCTGCTCTTCAACGACGCGCCGAAGGTGCTTGTCGAACGCGTCGAACAGGTCGTCCGGCTGATCCGCTCGAAGGGCGTCGGCGTCTATTTCGTCACCCAGAACCCGCTCGACGTGCCGGAAACCGTGCTCGCCCAGCTCGGCAATCGCGTCCAACATGCATTGCGTGCCTATTCGCCGCGCGAGCAGAAGGCCGTGAAGACGGCCGCCGACACGTTCCGCCCCAATCCGGATTTCGACTGCGCAGCGGTGATCACCACGCTCGGCACCGGCGAGGCGCTGGTCTCGACTCTCGAGGCCAAGGGGTCGCCGTCTATGGTCGAGCGGACCTTGATCCGTCCGCCGGCCTCGCGGCTCGGTCCGCTGACGGAGGCCGAGCGGCAGAACGTAATAAATGTCAGCCCGGTGCGCGGCCTCTATGACGAGGACTTCGACCGGGAATCGGCCTACGAACTCCTGGCAAAGCGAGCTGAGAAGGCGGCGGAAGCCGCCGAGCAGGCCGAAGCGCAGGCGGCCGAAGAACAGACCGGCCGCGGCCGCTGGACCCTGCCGGGCTTTGGCGACGACGCGGAAGAGGCAACGCAAGGCCGGCAGGCCCGGCCGCGCTCATCCGGCTACCAGCGGGAAACGGTCTTGGAGGCCGCCATGAAGTCGGTCGCCCGCACGGTCGCGACCCAGGTGGGACGGGCGCTGGTTCGGGGCATTCTCGGCAGCCTGAAGCGATAG
- a CDS encoding aldo/keto reductase — protein MHVVNSNGANIPALGFGTFRMSGAEVLRVLPEALKVGFRHVDTAQAYGNEAEVGEVIHTSGIPRADIFLTTKVWVDKYRHDHFVASVDESLKKLKTDHVDLLLLHWPGGSDVPMAERIGTLNEVREAGKARHIGVSNFNTAQMDEAVGLSEAPIATNQVEYHPYLDQAKLLQAARRHGMSLTAYYAMANGKVPSEQLLNDIGARHGKTAAQVALRWLVQQQDVITLSKTATEARLKENFAIFDFALTREEMAAIRGLARPDGRIVNPAGLAPVWDD, from the coding sequence ATGCATGTAGTCAATTCCAACGGCGCCAATATCCCGGCGCTCGGCTTCGGCACTTTCCGCATGTCGGGAGCCGAGGTGCTTCGGGTCTTGCCGGAAGCCCTGAAGGTCGGCTTCCGCCATGTCGACACGGCGCAGGCCTATGGCAATGAGGCCGAGGTCGGAGAGGTCATTCACACGTCAGGCATTCCGCGTGCCGACATCTTCCTGACGACGAAGGTCTGGGTCGACAAATATCGCCATGACCATTTCGTCGCCTCGGTCGACGAGAGCCTCAAGAAATTGAAGACGGACCACGTCGACCTGCTGCTCCTCCACTGGCCGGGCGGCAGCGACGTGCCGATGGCCGAGCGCATCGGAACGCTGAACGAGGTTCGGGAAGCGGGCAAGGCGCGCCATATCGGCGTCAGCAATTTCAATACGGCGCAAATGGACGAGGCGGTCGGCCTGAGCGAGGCTCCAATTGCGACCAACCAGGTCGAATACCACCCCTATCTCGACCAGGCGAAGCTGCTGCAGGCGGCCCGGCGTCACGGCATGTCGCTGACCGCCTATTACGCCATGGCCAACGGCAAGGTGCCTTCCGAGCAACTGCTGAACGACATCGGCGCCCGCCACGGCAAGACCGCAGCGCAAGTGGCGCTGAGATGGCTCGTGCAGCAGCAGGATGTGATCACGCTGTCGAAAACCGCCACCGAGGCGCGGCTCAAAGAAAATTTCGCGATTTTCGATTTTGCGCTGACCCGGGAGGAAATGGCGGCGATCCGCGGCCTTGCCCGCCCGGACGGCCGGATCGTCAACCCGGCAGGCCTGGCGCCGGTGTGGGACGACTGA
- a CDS encoding branched-chain amino acid aminotransferase, translating into MAVDTSPRSPTWTYVDGEWLSGNPPLIGPTSHAMWLGSTVFDGARWFDGIAPDLDLHCQRVNRSAQALGLKPTMAAEEIEALTFEGVKKFDGKTALYVKPMYWGEHGSWSVVAVDPESTRFALCLFEAPMGNAHAGSALTLSPFRRPTLECMPTDAKAGCLYPNNARILQEARSRGFDNALVRDMLGNIAETGSSNIFMVRDGVVFTPAANRTFLAGITRSRVIGLLREAGFEVIEATLTMTDFEAADEMFTTGNYSKVVPVTRLDDRDLQPGPISAKTRDLYMDWAHSSGDV; encoded by the coding sequence ATGGCTGTCGATACATCCCCGCGATCCCCGACCTGGACCTATGTCGACGGTGAATGGCTTTCCGGCAATCCGCCGCTGATCGGGCCGACCTCCCATGCGATGTGGCTCGGCTCGACGGTGTTCGACGGCGCCCGCTGGTTCGACGGCATCGCCCCGGACCTCGACCTCCATTGCCAGCGCGTCAATCGCTCGGCGCAAGCGCTCGGCCTGAAGCCGACCATGGCGGCCGAGGAAATCGAGGCGCTGACCTTCGAGGGCGTCAAGAAATTCGACGGCAAGACGGCGCTCTATGTGAAGCCGATGTATTGGGGCGAACATGGCTCCTGGAGCGTCGTGGCCGTCGACCCGGAATCGACCCGCTTTGCCCTCTGCCTGTTCGAGGCACCGATGGGCAACGCCCATGCCGGTTCGGCGCTGACGCTGTCGCCCTTCCGCCGCCCGACGCTCGAATGCATGCCGACGGACGCCAAGGCCGGCTGCCTCTATCCCAACAATGCCCGCATCCTCCAGGAAGCGCGCTCGCGCGGCTTCGACAACGCGCTGGTGCGCGACATGCTCGGCAACATCGCCGAGACCGGCTCCTCCAACATCTTCATGGTCAGGGACGGCGTGGTCTTTACCCCGGCCGCCAACCGCACCTTCCTCGCCGGCATCACCCGCTCGCGTGTCATCGGCCTGTTGCGCGAGGCCGGATTCGAGGTGATCGAAGCGACCCTGACGATGACCGACTTCGAGGCGGCCGACGAGATGTTCACCACCGGCAACTATTCGAAGGTCGTGCCGGTCACCCGCCTCGACGACCGCGACCTGCAGCCCGGCCCGATTTCGGCCAAGACACGCGATCTCTACATGGACTGGGCGCATTCGAGCGGCGACGTGTAG
- a CDS encoding glyoxalase superfamily protein, with amino-acid sequence MRDYRDAKAMAKALREALADNQVTITHSEALEIVARQFGLSTWNILSAKIEAAGADQDNAGIAFEQAVPIVRIFDVAKAHEFYLGFLGFTVDWEHRYGNDFPLFTQVSRSGLKLHLSEHAGDATPGGNMCVYMRGIRALHKELLAKNYRYMKPGLEDEGTRLELTVIDPFNNRIRFMELKER; translated from the coding sequence ATGCGCGATTATCGCGATGCGAAGGCCATGGCGAAGGCCCTGCGGGAGGCTCTCGCCGACAATCAAGTGACAATCACCCACAGCGAGGCGCTCGAGATCGTCGCCCGGCAGTTCGGGCTCAGCACCTGGAACATCCTGTCGGCAAAAATCGAAGCGGCGGGAGCCGATCAAGACAATGCGGGGATCGCGTTCGAGCAGGCCGTACCGATCGTTCGCATCTTCGACGTGGCTAAGGCACACGAATTCTATCTCGGTTTCCTCGGGTTTACCGTCGACTGGGAACACCGCTACGGCAACGATTTTCCGCTTTTTACGCAGGTCTCGCGAAGCGGACTGAAGCTGCATCTTTCCGAGCATGCTGGAGATGCGACGCCCGGCGGCAACATGTGCGTCTACATGCGGGGCATCCGTGCGCTTCACAAGGAGCTCCTCGCGAAGAACTATCGCTACATGAAGCCCGGCCTCGAGGACGAAGGAACGCGGCTCGAACTGACGGTGATCGACCCCTTCAACAACCGCATCCGCTTCATGGAACTCAAGGAACGATAG
- a CDS encoding DUF2780 domain-containing protein: MSELVTRVAENVGLEPATAEKAVGMILGFLQREAAEGPVARMIEAIPGAPELVAQYNGAGGNGGGLLGGLLSAIGGGGVMALGQQLMSQGLGMGEITGLARETIAYAKEKAGEEVVDEVVASVPGLSQFV; the protein is encoded by the coding sequence ATGAGTGAACTGGTCACGCGGGTGGCGGAAAATGTCGGGCTGGAGCCAGCGACGGCGGAGAAGGCGGTGGGCATGATCCTCGGCTTCCTGCAGCGCGAAGCGGCCGAAGGCCCGGTCGCCCGGATGATCGAGGCGATTCCCGGCGCGCCGGAACTCGTCGCTCAATATAACGGCGCGGGCGGCAACGGCGGCGGGTTGCTGGGCGGTCTGCTGTCGGCGATCGGCGGCGGCGGCGTCATGGCGCTCGGCCAGCAGCTGATGAGCCAGGGACTCGGCATGGGCGAAATCACCGGGCTCGCCCGGGAAACCATTGCCTATGCCAAGGAAAAGGCGGGCGAGGAGGTCGTCGACGAGGTGGTCGCCTCGGTTCCGGGTCTCAGCCAGTTCGTCTGA
- a CDS encoding phosphatase, with amino-acid sequence MALAAEVTESELYRPVLGANPAHPSGWPVRVIVSSQTEARHNRADWAPTHLVSIRAPATRLLSMIDLPPERHLELYFGDTTDPDAPDAARAEAVESTFAFIDGLPKDAQLLIHCLRGIGRSTALTLGILARYMEPEKAAAALHALRPEAKPNRHVVGLCDATLGLKGRLAKQALRFPTKVWKG; translated from the coding sequence ATGGCGCTTGCGGCCGAGGTCACGGAAAGCGAACTCTACCGGCCCGTTCTCGGCGCCAATCCGGCGCATCCGAGCGGCTGGCCGGTGCGGGTGATCGTGAGCTCGCAGACGGAGGCCCGGCACAACAGGGCCGATTGGGCGCCGACGCATCTCGTCTCGATCCGCGCGCCTGCAACCCGCCTGCTTTCGATGATCGACCTGCCGCCCGAGCGGCATCTGGAACTTTATTTCGGCGACACGACCGACCCGGATGCGCCGGATGCGGCGCGCGCCGAGGCGGTCGAGTCGACCTTCGCCTTCATCGACGGGCTGCCGAAGGACGCCCAGCTTCTGATCCACTGTCTGAGGGGCATCGGCCGCTCGACGGCGCTGACGCTCGGCATTCTGGCGCGCTACATGGAACCGGAAAAAGCGGCGGCAGCCTTGCACGCACTCCGCCCCGAGGCCAAGCCGAACCGGCATGTGGTCGGCCTCTGCGACGCAACGCTCGGGCTCAAGGGCAGGCTCGCCAAACAAGCGCTGCGGTTTCCGACGAAGGTCTGGAAAGGCTGA
- a CDS encoding integrase core domain-containing protein → MVWRETGIMEERLKFVAACLSGEETMAGLCALYGISRKTGYKWLRRFQLRGPAGLEDLPRAPLNHGRATAAELVERIVAEKEAHPLWGPKKIVARLARQDPATAWPSASTAGAILNRHGLVGRRRARWKGAGNGPWPEPAMPNAVWTGDHKGWFTTRDGWRCEPLTVMDVKSRYLLALEATGSTGDEEAWPVFERLFDEHGLPDRIRTDNGPPFAAAGVTGLTPLSLRFVRLGITLERIAPGKPQQNGKHERFHLTMLPLAKAPAADRAAQAEAFEAFRREYNEERPHETLGMDTPAEHYRVSTRKMPVSPPEPDYPAEAAVRKVRHNGAVKWQGAEIYVSATLVGEVVAIEETESGEWAMRFYAHRLGFIDEKRGRLVRKTVLQPRPAVGLADELREEL, encoded by the coding sequence ATGGTTTGGAGAGAGACTGGCATCATGGAGGAGCGGCTGAAGTTTGTTGCGGCATGTTTGTCCGGCGAGGAGACGATGGCTGGGCTTTGCGCGCTCTACGGGATATCGCGCAAGACGGGCTATAAATGGCTGAGACGCTTTCAGCTGCGCGGTCCTGCGGGGCTGGAGGATCTGCCGCGAGCACCACTTAACCACGGGCGGGCGACGGCGGCAGAGCTGGTGGAGCGGATCGTGGCGGAGAAGGAAGCGCATCCGCTATGGGGTCCGAAGAAGATCGTTGCGCGGCTGGCGCGACAGGACCCGGCGACGGCTTGGCCGTCGGCTTCAACGGCGGGAGCGATCCTTAATCGGCACGGGCTGGTCGGGCGGCGGCGCGCCCGGTGGAAGGGGGCCGGCAACGGCCCTTGGCCGGAGCCGGCGATGCCAAATGCGGTATGGACGGGCGACCACAAAGGCTGGTTCACGACCCGCGACGGCTGGCGCTGCGAACCGCTGACGGTGATGGATGTCAAAAGCCGTTATCTGCTGGCGCTGGAGGCGACCGGCTCGACCGGTGACGAAGAGGCCTGGCCGGTGTTCGAGCGGCTGTTTGACGAGCATGGCCTGCCCGACCGCATCAGGACCGACAACGGTCCGCCCTTCGCGGCGGCCGGTGTCACCGGACTGACGCCGCTATCCCTACGCTTCGTGCGGCTGGGGATTACGCTGGAGCGCATTGCGCCAGGTAAGCCGCAGCAAAACGGAAAGCACGAGCGCTTCCATCTGACCATGCTGCCGCTGGCAAAAGCGCCGGCAGCCGACCGGGCCGCGCAGGCCGAAGCCTTCGAAGCGTTTCGGCGTGAGTACAATGAGGAGCGACCGCACGAGACGCTCGGCATGGACACGCCGGCCGAGCACTACCGGGTCTCGACGCGCAAAATGCCGGTCAGCCCTCCCGAACCCGATTATCCGGCCGAGGCCGCGGTGCGCAAGGTGCGCCACAACGGCGCCGTCAAATGGCAGGGCGCGGAGATTTACGTCTCGGCCACGCTGGTCGGAGAGGTGGTCGCCATTGAGGAGACGGAGAGCGGCGAATGGGCGATGCGCTTCTACGCCCATCGCCTCGGCTTTATCGACGAGAAACGCGGCAGGCTCGTCCGCAAAACCGTCTTGCAACCCCGACCAGCCGTCGGTCTTGCGGACGAGCTACGGGAAGAACTGTAA
- a CDS encoding haloacid dehalogenase type II, producing MSHAAYVFDAYGTLFDVHAAVRRHAEAIGPDGQAFSELWRAKQLEYSWVRSLMGAYADFWQLTEQSLDYAFARFPSADPKLRKQLLDAYWALDCYPEVPAVLKGLKERGARIAILSNGSPAMLASAVKNAALDIIIDDVFSVDTVRTFKTAPAVYDLVTTQYRLYPHAVSFQSSNRFDIAGATKFGFRTVWINRADMPDEYRDYGPSLILPSLESLQFGI from the coding sequence ATGTCCCACGCGGCCTATGTCTTCGATGCCTATGGCACGCTTTTCGATGTCCATGCGGCCGTGCGCCGCCACGCCGAGGCGATCGGCCCGGACGGCCAGGCTTTTTCCGAACTCTGGCGCGCCAAGCAGCTCGAATACTCCTGGGTGCGCTCGCTGATGGGGGCCTATGCGGATTTCTGGCAATTGACCGAGCAGTCGCTGGACTACGCCTTTGCCCGCTTCCCGTCCGCCGACCCGAAGCTCAGGAAGCAGCTGCTCGACGCCTACTGGGCGCTTGATTGCTATCCGGAGGTTCCGGCCGTGCTCAAGGGGCTGAAGGAGCGCGGCGCCCGGATCGCCATCCTGTCGAACGGTTCGCCGGCCATGCTTGCATCGGCCGTCAAGAATGCCGCCCTCGACATCATCATCGACGACGTCTTCTCGGTCGATACGGTCAGGACCTTCAAGACGGCACCGGCCGTCTACGACCTGGTGACGACGCAATACCGGCTCTATCCGCATGCGGTTTCGTTCCAGTCGTCGAACCGTTTCGACATTGCCGGCGCAACCAAATTCGGCTTCCGCACGGTGTGGATCAACCGCGCCGACATGCCGGACGAATACCGGGACTATGGCCCCTCACTGATCCTGCCTTCGCTTGAAAGCCTGCAGTTCGGCATATGA